Part of the Kordiimonas pumila genome is shown below.
CCGCGCATAATATCCTCCTATAGTTTACGGCATTAAAAAACACCCGGCCAATAAATTGACCGGGTGTTTTTTGTTTAGTGTTCAGATTTGCTATTCTTAATTTATGTGGCTTCAGGTTTTATGGAGCTTCAGAAGCAGATTGTTCTGATTTTTCCGCTTCCAGCTTTGCCGCAGCTTCTGCTTCTGCGCGCTCCTGCTGCTCTTTTTCAAGCTTTATTTTTTCGGAGACAGCCTCTTTCATCTCCGCTTCTTTTTTAGCTCTTTCCGCTTTTTTATCAGCCTCAACCTTTGCCCACTCTTTCATTTTTTCGTCAAGATAAATGGAAAGGCCGGCGTTTGCACTTGCAAGGGCTCTCGCTTTTTTCGCCTTTGTAATAGCTGACGCAGTATAACCATCACCAGCCAGGGCTTCCGCATAATCTGTTAATATTAAGGGCGCATCGGGTAAAACCAGCTCAGCTTTTTCAAGAAACACTGCAGCTTTTCTATAATCCCCTTTTTCTAGATACGTACGCCCCATGGAGCTAAATACCTGTGCGTCCGAGGGCAGTAAGATAAGGGCTGCCTCAAAATCTTTAAGTGCATTATCAAACTGCTTACTTGCCAAATATGCCAACCCTCTATTTTTAAGAGCAGAGGCATATTCCGAATTATTTTCAAGTGCAGCATTATACGATTCTATAGCGGAGTCTAAATTACCCTGCAGATAATAAACAACCCCTATCAGGTTTGATGCAATGTTGTTTTCCGGCTCTATTTTTCTAATTTTAGAAACTGTTTCTTTCACCCCATCAAGATCATTCATGCTGAGTTGAACATTCGCAAGGAACATCAAGTTATCAATATTCTGAGGCTCTTTCTTGTAAAGGTCTTCTAAAAGCGCAACAGACTGTTTGATATCGCCAGACAAAAACCGTGAAAGTGCAATCTTTGTTTCAATAAGCCGAGCCCTTTGACCTGCCAGCTCTTCCGGCACATTAGCGCTTATTTCTTGGGCTTTCTCAAAATACTCAATGGCTTTACGAAGTTCCCCTTTTGCAGCCATTGCTGACGCCTGCAACAAATAAGCATCCTGATCAGGTTCTTCCACATCTAAAAGCGGTTTGAGTTTCAACATAGCTTGGTCTGCCATGCCGCGCTTTGTCAGACATTCAACCAGTTCAAGCCGTACCGTTCTATCACCCGGTATAGCTTCTAAAAACCGCTCAAGCGGCTTTATCGCGGTGCTACACTTATCCAATTCGTAGGAAACCATGCCGTAAACTCTGGCGGCAGGCAGATAGTTCTGAGTTAGTTCCCCCGTTAAAACAAGCAGCCTGTTTGCTTCGATGAAATCACCTTTTCTGGCCGCAATAAGTGCGGAATAATAGCGTGCCATACTATTGGTTTCATCTTCAGCATATACAATATCAAGCTGTTTTTCAGCCGCTTCAACGTTGTTTTCATCTATATGGATACTAGCAAGCGCAAGCCGGGCAGCAATATTGCTTTCGCGCACTTCCGCAGATTTCAGCAAATACTTTTTAGCCGTTTCCAAATCACCCTGATATCGTGCAACCATGCCTGCTGTATATAAAACGATCGGGTCTTCCGGCTGCAGGTCCATAGCCTTATCAGACATGTCTTTCGCATTATCCAAATTGCCCTGTTCAAATTCAAATAAGGCCATCCCGGCATAGCCGCGAAAATCGTCAGGGCTTTCGTCAATCGCAAGCTGAAAATACAGTACAGCCTTTTCATTATCTTTTTGAATTTTAGCAATATCACCTTGCAGAATATAGGCGTCGGTATAATCTTCCTTCCGCATATCCTTTGCGGAGAGAATTTTTTTAGCGGCTCCGATATCCCCTTGAAGGAAAAGCGCTTTTGCCTTTGGGATAAGCAGTTCAAGCGGATCAACACCAGCATCAATCAATTTTTCTATAGCAGCCTCAGCGCCAATACCGTCCAGGTTTTCCATACGGATACGAAGTAAAAGCTGATAATCCTCAACAGTGGAAACCTCAAGTTTCTGGCGTTCCAGCAATATAAATAGCGCATCATCATGCTTTCCTTCATCCACAAGGTCCGCAAGTTTTTCCACTTTATAGTTTTCATAATATTCAGGTTTTTTTGTTTCCACGTCGCTGTCTGAACAGCCTGCAAGAAACAGAGAAAGGCCAATAGCAGTATACTGTAATAATTTAACTTTGTGACGCGCGCGGTACATGAAAGCCATCCCCAAAAACTATAATAATTAGTTAACCTTACAATTCCAGCATTGCATGAAAAATCGAAATTGCAAGTGCTTGTTGATATGTGCTATTATATATTCAATTGTATTTAGAGCACATTATAAACGGACAGATATATGTTGTCGAATTTAGTGTGTTAGTATCGCCTGGAGTTGGCAATGACGAAAAAAATTATTAGCTCATTCTTTAACAAAAGCGCCATCAAACTTGTTGGCGTAGCCGTTATAAGCTTATTTGCGGCACACAGTGCTAGCGCAACCTACAATTATTATTATTGGCAAACACAGCAAGCGGCAGCAAACGACCCAGACACGGTCAATGGTAATTTGCAGCTTAGCCCAGGTGTTTATGACCCCTTTGTTATCGGCGAGAACATAGAATTCAATGCCTGCAGCACCACATTTGCTGGCTATTCTCTTTGTGATCTGCCGGATACATCAAAGTTTGTAATTCAGTGGCAAGCCAAAACGCTGGATGGTTCAGGCAATATTGTTCTCTATGATTCTGGTGTTTGTAACCCTTGGGGCGGCAGCAGCCAAACCGGTGCTTCTAGCGACAGCTGCCTTAACATAACAGTTCCCGGCAACACATCATCCAGCATCTTTACATCAAGTTCGTTTTACATCGGTATTCATATTGCCACACACGCAAATTATTATATTCCCCTGCCTAACGGCGAATGGGGTTATACTGGTAGTGGCGGCGGCCAATATGGCTGGATGTGGACAGGCATGTCTCTTGTTGAAAGCGCACCCGAATCAGGTGGCGGTGGCGGCGGTGAACCTTCACCTGTTTCCGAACCGCTTGCACTGCTTCTTATGGGCCCTGCCCTTGGCGCACTTGCCTTTAGAGAGCGTCGCCGCAAGCGTAAAACGTTGGCTCTCGCCTCAGCTTAACGGGCTCGCCTAAAACTAGACTACAAAAAAACGGGGCTAAATCAGCCCCGTTTTTTATTATGCTATCTTTATCAAGTTTAGCTTAGGCAAGCTGCGATTTAGCGATTGCCAGAAACTCATCAAGGCGTTTCTCTAGACGGTGATCAGAAACATCGATGCCTTTGGCTTCCATGTCGGCATGCACTTTACGCAGCACATCATCATCGCCTTCTTCTTCAAGGTCAGCTTTCACAACATCTTTTCCGTATGCGGCAACCGCATCACCCGAAAGGCCCAGCACTTCGGCCGCAAGCCACTCACCGAATAAACGGTTTCTGCGGGCACGCGCCTTAAACATCATTTCAGCATCATGTGCATATTTGTCTTCAAACGCTTTTTCACGGTCATTAAAAGTTGTCATCTTACTTATCCTTATAGCCCGGCTTGTTGCCTGATTCTTTTACAGAAATGGTGAAATACCATCTAAGTTTCAAGCGCGCCATCCAAATTCCTTGTTTTTTTACCCTGCTTTACGAAAAGATACAGCATTTTGTTACAGAAAGATTGTTCCTGCGCTATAGATCAGTTATGTATGCGCCGCATATCATAAATGTTCATTCCAGCGCCGAGGAAAAGACACCCATGTCCCGCCGCAATAAAATATACGAAGGCAAAGCCAAAGTTCTTTTTGAAGGACCAGAGCCAGGCACCATAATTCAATACTTTAAAGACGATGCAACCGCCTTTAATAACCAGAAAAAAGGCACGCTTTCTGGAAAGGGTGTTATTAATAACATCATTTCCGAGCATATTTTCAAAGCGCTTGGCGATATTGGGATACCAACCCACTTTATCGAGCGCCTGTCTATGCGCGAACAGCTTATAAAGGCTGTTGAAATTATTCCAGTTGAGGTCATTATCCGCAATATAGCTGCTGGTGGCATATGTGCACGCCTTGGACTAGAGGAAGGCACACCTTTGCCACGCCCGCTTGTGGAATTCTGCTATAAATCAGATGAACTCAATGATCCGCTGATCGCAGAAGAACATATCCTGACATTCGGCTGGGCTGACGAGTTGGAAATTGAAGAAATCACGCATTATGCTTTGCGGGTTAACGATTTTCTCTCCGGCCTGTTTTCAGGTATTGGCATCAAGCTTGTTGATTTTAAGCTTGAGTTTGGCCGCCTATATGAGGGTGATGATTACGCAACGGTTCTTGCCGATGAAATCAGCCCTGATGGTTGCCGCCTGTGGGATAGTAAAACGGGTGAAAAGCTTGATAAAGACCGCTTCCGCCGCGATCTTGGCGGCGAAATGGAAGCCTACCAAGAAGTTGCGCGTCGCCTTGGCATTCTCCCCAGTGCCGATGTAACCGAAATTGCAGACCATATTAAAAAGGATAGCTAAGCCGATGAAAGCCCGTATTCATGTGACTCTCAAGAACGGTGTTCTAGACCCACAAGGTAAAGCCATTGAACACGCGCTTTCAAATATGGGTTTTGGCGGCGTCGACGGCGCCCGCCAAGGCAAATATATTGAGCTTGACCTAAACGAAACAGATAAAACCAAAGCTGAAGCTGCGGTTGATGAAATGTGCCGCAAGCTGATCGCAAATACTGTGATTGAAAACTACAGCATCGAGCTGGAGTAAAGCCATGAAATCAGCTGTTATTGTCTTCCCCGGTTCCAACTGTGACCGGGACATGGCCGTTGCCATCGAAAAGGTGACCGGCGCAAAGCCCCTTATGGTATGGCATCAGGAAACTGATTTTGACAAAGTAGACTTTATTGCCCTGCCCGGCGGTTTTTCATACGGCGACTATCTCAGGTGCGGCGCTATGTCGGCGCGCTCTACCATTATGAAAGAAGTGGTAAAACGTGCAGAAGCTGGCACTCCGACCCTCGGTGTATGTAACGGTTTTCAGGTTCTGACAGAAGCTGGGGTTTTACCCGGCGCTCTGATGCGTAATGCCAACCTACATTTTGTTTGCCGCGATGTTGAACTGAGCGTCGAGACAACAGACAGCATTTTCACCAAAAGCTACACAGTAGGCAGCCCGATTACCGTGCCTGTCGCGCACCACGACGGCAATTATTTTGCCGACAGCGACACCCTAGACCGGCTTGAGGGTGAAGGTCAGGTTGCTTTCAAGTATGCAGCAGACGTAAACGGTGCCCAGCGCCGTATTGCAGGCGTGCTGAATAAAAAGAAAAACATTCTGGGCATGATGCCACACCCTGAGCGCATGATAGAACCAGCGCTTGGCGGGTCTGATGGCCGCTTATTATTCCAGTCTGTTTTAGAAAGTATCGGGTAAGGGGTATAGATAATGACCAACGTGAATGATGTGAAAATTACCCCTGAGCTTGTAAAAGAACACGGCCTGACGGTTGAGGAATATGAGCGCATCAAGGGCGCGCTTGGCCGCGAACCCAATATTACCGAACTTGGTATATATAGTGTGATGTGGTCTGAACATTGCTCTTATAAATCATCGCGGGTGCATCTTAAAAAGCTGCCAACCAAAGCCCCTTGGGTTATTTGTGGTCCGGGCGAAAATGCCGGTGTTATTGATATCGGCGACGGACAGGCTGCCATTTTTAAAATGGAAAGCCACAACCACCCTTCTTACATTGAACCATACCAAGGTGCTGCAACCGGTGTTGGCGGCATTCTGCGTGATGTGTTCACCATGGGTGCACGCCCTGTTGCCAACATGAACGCCCTTCGATTTGGTGAGCCATCTCACCCAAAAACGCGCCATTTAGTGTCTGGTGTTGTGGCGGGTATTGGCGGCTACGGTAACTGCGTGGGTGTACCAACAGTGGGCGGCGAAACCAACTTTGACCCGTCCTACAACGGCAATATTCTGGTCAATGCCATGACCGTTGGCATCGCTGACCAAGACAAAATTTTTTACTCAGCTGCGGCTGGCGTTGGTAACCCTGTTGTTTATGTCGGCTCTAAAACGGGCCGTGACGGTATTCACGGTGCGACAATGGCCTCTGCTGAATTCACCGAAGACAGTGAAGAAAAACGCCCTACTGTTCAAGTTGGGGACCCCTTCACCGAAAAGCTGCTGATCGAAGCCTGCCTTGAATTAATGGCAACAGATGCGATTATTGCCATTCAGGATATGGGGGCCGCTGGTCTCACGTCCTCAAGCGTTGAAATGGCATCAAAAGGCGGCGTTGGTTTTGAGCTGAATCTAGATAACGTGCCGCAGCGCGAAGAAAACATGACACCCTACGAAATGTGCCTGTCTGAAAGTCAGGAACGCATGCTAATGGTTTTAAAGCCGGGCCGCGAAGCCATGGCCAAAGCCATTTTCGAGAAATGGGAACTTGATTTTGCTGTGATCGGCGAAATTACCGACACTGGCAAACTAACCCTCACCTTCAAGGGTGAAACAGTGGGCGACATGCCAATTGACAGCCTTGTTGAAGATGCACCCCAGTATGAGCGCCCCTATAACATACCCCCTAAGCGCGAAACTGCCACAGTACCAGCCCCAACAGACCTTAATAAAGCTGTGCTGGACCTTATAGGCGGGCCAAACCTTTCATCCCGCCGCTGGATATGGGAACAGTATGACCATATGGTTATGGGCGATACAATCGCCCGCCCCGGCGGCGATGCGGCTGTTGTGCGGGTACACGGCACACCAAAAGCGCTGGCAATCAGCACCGATGTTACCCCACGTTACTGCTATGCAGACCCCCACGAAGGTGGCAAGCAAGCGGTAGCAGAGACATGGCGCAACATCACGGCAACCGGCGGCCTGCCGCTTGCCATCACCAACTGCCTGAACTTTGGCAACCCCGAGCGGCCTGATATTATGGGCCAGTTTGTTGGCTGCCTCGAGGGCATGGGTGAAGCCTGTATCGCGCTCGATTACCCGATCATATCTGGTAACGTATCACTCTATAACGAAACCAATGGCTCGGGCATTCTGCCCACCCCTGCCATTGGCGGCGTTGGTGTGATGAAAGACAGCAGTAAAATCGCAACCGTGTCTTTTAAGGAAGCGGGCGATACCATCTTGCTGATCGGCGAAACCAAAGATGAGCTTGGCGCAAGCTTGTACCAGAAAGAAATTCTGGGTAAAGACGAAGGCCTGCCACCTATTGTAGACCTGAAAGCAGAGCGCCGTAACGGCGACTTTATCCGCGCCCTTATTGAAAACGGCCAAATAACCACCTGTCACGATATTGCAGACGGCGGCCTGATTGCGGCTTTAAGTGATATGGCTATCGCAGGCGGTATCGGCGCCACCATCACTGTGGATGCAGCCTTGCCGCTTCATGTGCACCTGTTTAGTGAAACACAGGCCCGTTACCTTGTGGCCGCAGATGTGCAAACAGCAGAGGCTATTATCGAGGAAGCAAATGACGCTGGTATTCCTGTAAGTGTGCTTGGTACAACCGGCGGTACAAGGCTTACTGTTAATGCAAGTACGGTTGATATTGCGCTTACCGACCTTACAGACGCACACGAAGGCTGGTTCCCCCGCTTTATGGCGGCGGCTGAGTAAGCACCCATAAACACAGTAATACGAAAAAGGCGTCCTACCTGGCGCCTTTTTTTCTATGATTCTTGATAGGAAAAGAACTACCCTAACTATAATTCAAATAAACCAACCTACATGGAAAACGGACAGGCAGAGTCTACCGATTATCGTTTTTTCATGAGCTTTAATCAGCCAAATTTGGTGGCCCCCTCAAGATCAGCGCATCGTATTAGCCTGCTAGTTTCCACAGCCGCTTGGCGGTGTTTTACGGCTTTACGGTATTCAGCGTCTGTTACCATTTCCATAAAGGCGGCGGCATTTGGGTACCGTGCAATAAAGGCGATATCCCATGTTTCGTCTAGGGGGCCAATAAGTACACCCTCTGGCCTGCCACGCCAGATAATTGTACCGCCTACACGGGTAAAAACGGGACCACTTGCCTTGCCGTACGCCTTATAGGCGTCCGCCCCGCTCACTGAAGTGCCATCTTCATAAACCGCTGTTTCTTTTAGTTTAACAAGGTTGATCATATTAATAGGCGTATCCCGTGGCAGGGCCTTAAATGCCTCAAACTGTTCGCGCTCTGGGTCAATATAGCTCATTGCATTATCCTTTATTGTGTAGCCAGCGCAACACTGCCTGCACGGCACCGTCCGGCTTTTTTGCCCACATAAAATGGCCGGTAAACTCGCCCTGCTCGACTGATGTCAGTTGCACTGCCGTAAGAGTTGTTCCCGCCATAACGCTGCGCACTTTATGGAAGGCCGCAGTGCTCGCGAATGTGTCACCCGCCACCTCAATAGAAAGGAACCTGCCCTTATAAGCCGCCATTTTTGCCTCCAGCCCCGGGTACGGGCCAAAGTTATAGTCACCACCAACCGCCCAGTGCCGCCAATCCAGCATAAGTTGGCGAAATTCGCGTGCACCAAAACCAATTTTTTCACCCGGATAATAGCCTAAAAGCCATGTTACAGGCCTAATAACCGCACATAAATACCGGATAAGAAAACCTGATTTACCCTCATAGTATCGGTACGCCGGGAAAACACAGGCTATATGAAAAATACCCTCTATTCCCGCTGGTTGCAGGCCTGCGGCCATGCTCGCCATATGACCGCCAAGGCTGTGGCCCCCCATATAAAACGGAGTACCAATAAAACGCTCGTGTACCCATGCCCGAATGGTGGGTATATCTTCCTCCAGGTAATGCTGATAGCCAAAATCACAAGTGCGCGATGCCCTGTAGGGGCTATCACCGTGGCCGCGCTGCTCCATAAGCACAACCGCCACACCAGCTTCTGCAAGGCCCATTGCCGTACGGTCATAAAAACGAGCTTTTACGCCGAGCGCGGGAATAAACAGCACCACAGCAGTAGGTGCGTTTTGTGGCATATAAAGCGTGACCGGAATTTCCGCCCCGTTCTGCGCCTGTAAAATGTGCTTGTCCCTCACACACTACCCCTTTTTATTAAGTAGATTGCTCACCTGAAACTAGGCTGATGCTGGCGCAGGTCAACTCGCTAACTGCGAGCCAGCTTTTGTGCGGCAAGTGTTACCATACGGCGTTCAATACCGTCCCCTGAGCCTGTGAGCCACCAAACAGTATACAAAGCTGTCCCGTATATAGCTGCACCCTCTATCGCTACACAGACAAGCTGCACCCACGAAATAGGGCTAATCGCCTGTAGTAAAGGCAATGTTTCGTGCCAGAATAGCAGCATAACAGCGCAGGCAAACACAGATCGCAGCATTTGCCATGCTTCCTGCCCCCACCGAACACGCCCACCACGTACAAGCGCAAAATAACATGGTAAAACCATAATAACCGCGATAACAGACTTGGCAAAAACCGCGCCTTCAAGCCCGTCCCATACAAACCCTGCATACATGGCTGGCAGATAAATAAGTGTACGCGCCCAGCGCAGCACAGTGATGATACGAAGCTTACCGTCTGCAATCAGTACCTGATTAAAACTCGCCATGACGCTTTCTGCAATCATAAAGGGGGCTAGGTATTGCAGCAGAATGATAGCCTCTTCCCATTTGTCGCCCAAAAGTGTGCGAATAAGCGGGTCAGCCGCCATCACAAGGCCAGCCCCCACGGGCAAGCTAATTGCGATCATACTGCTGACGGCAGCCCCGTATGCCGCTGCAATCTTGTCTGGCGACTGTGACCTTAGCTTATGCAAGCCCGGCAGTACTGCCCGCCCAAGCGGTAATATCAGGTTACCGATGGGCAGCATAACAAGGTCTATCACCATTGAAAACACGCCAAGCTGCGCTGTTGTACCCACCTTGCCCAAAATAAGCCGGTCCGTGCGTTCTTCAACAAATGCGGCGATAGCCTCAATCGATAACCACTTGCACGCCAGCCATATATCACGCATCGCCTGCATGTCAGTTTTCAGACTTTGGCCATAACACATGATATGGCTAATAATAACCCGCAAACACGCGGCAACAGCCATACCGGCAATAAGCGCCCAGAAATCACGAAACCAGAATGCAAAAGCAATGCAGGCTATCGCACGCGCGACACCGACACTCACCTCAAAAGCAAAGTCTTTCGAAAACTCTAGATTGCGCTGGAACGCAACCACCCACGAGCTTGTAAGACCCTCAACAAAGGTAATGGCCGCAAAAACATAAAGCGCGCCCTCCAGTCTTGGTTCACCGAAATACGCGGCTAAATAGCGGGCTGATATAACCAAAACAAGCCCGGCAATAGCCCCTGCCAGCAACCGCATAATAAATGCCGCGCCGTAGTGTTTTGGCTGAATAGCCGGGAGCCGCACCAGCGCAACCCGTACAATAATTTCAAGGAGCAGTAACAAAACCGCCGAAGTTGACATCAAAAGAGCAACAAGGCCAAAATCTTCTTTTGTAATCAACCGCGCCAGAATGGCGATATTCACAAGGCCAAACAAGCGCACGATAAGGCGCATCGACAAGGTCCACAGCGCACCGTGGGCAACCTGGCGGCCAATATCTTCCTGTTCTGCTTGCACATCAGTCATCGCTATACCCTGCGCCCATTAAACAGCAGCCGCAATACTGGAATCCTGAGTATAAGATATTCATGAAGGGCGAGCGGCACCAAAAAGCCGGTCACACACACAATGAGAAACTTTATAAGCACCGGCAGTGATGTGCCCATCAACCCAATGGCCGCAAGAATGACAATCCCGTGGTGCAACAGGTAAACCGAATAAGAGGCATCTGATAAATACAGCCAAAGCTTTGATGGCCGGTCAAAAAACCGCGAAAATATAAAAAGTGTCAGATGCACAGACGCCAAGGCAAGTGCACCACCGTAAACATTAGTAACAGCCCGGCCCATAAAAGAATGAGGGTTGATTTCGGACAGGGTGAGTATCGCCGCAAACACCAGCAGCCATAACAGCCACCCATAGGTTAGAAAAGCAGCCCGCACCCTGACACTTTCTTTCAAGAGCATCCCTGCCAGAAAGAACAGGAAGTAATATAATACATGGTATAGAGAGCCAAAAAACCGCAGGCCTTCATACAGGTATGGCTTGAGATAAGCCGCCATAACCAAGGCTAAAAAGCCACCTAGAAAAAGCCCGCTAAAGCCCATAAATAAACAAAATTTTATCAGCCCATTACTGCTGTGCAGTTTTCTGTCGATAGAATGCACAAGCCGTATTACAGGCGCAAGAAAGGGCGCTACTAAAAAATAAAGCAGGATGTAAAACAGAAACCACAGGTGATAGATGTTTTCCCATAAGGAATTCCAGTCTATTGGCCATAATGTTACGTCCGTATAGCCCAGTGAATTTGTCATATAAACCCGGGGCACAATAATGAAGCCCCAAACCGCTAGTATGGGAAGTGCAATACGCGGCAAACGCTTTTGCAAGAATACAGCTACCCCGTACCGGTCTAGCGTTAGGCTACAGAAAAAACCAGAAATGAGGAAAAAAGTAGGCATTCTAAATTCATGAATAACAGCTGTTATCCAGTCAAAGGCCTGATGATTATCTGGGTCGTTTACCACCCAGCTTGTGGAAACCGCATATACATTTGCTGCATGCAAAACAACGCCCAACAGCATTAAAATACTGCGCGCAGGGTCCATATACAAAATGCGATTATTTTCCATATTACTTTAAATTTAACTCATAAAATATTGTTTTTAATATGTTTTTAAAACAATTATACCCTGCAAAATTCAAATGTATTCCATCATTTTCCCGCAAGTCTTTTGCCACGACACCTTCTACACAGCCAAGGCGGTTAATATCAACAAAGGTGCATAAACCGCGTTTCTCGCACATAGCAGCAAGGGTACTGTTAAGCGCCCTGACCTTATGATTAAAAGCCTCTGGTTCTGGCAGGCCAGCAGACTTTTGCAAAAGCACCTGCACAGAAGATAAGACAAGGGGTATGCCCTCTGGAATAAGCTCGAGTATTTGGTGAATGGTCGCGGCGACGGCACCTGCATCCCTGCCTGCCTTCAAGTCATTAAAACCAATTGCCAAAAAAACAGCCGCTGCCTGATCAACAGACTGATAGGCCTGCATCCGCGCAAGCGTTTGATCACTTTTTTCACCGCCAATACCCAGGTTTACGGCCCGGTTCGTAATATCGGATACATTCATGCCCGCAACAGAACTAGAGCCGATAAACAAAATCGCCCCCGGCTCAATATTGCCATCCAGCCGGTTATAGTGCGCTGTTGTGGTTTTATGATAACCCGCGCCGTCCCTTTCCACCTCTTTTGAAGCCGACACAAAAAGGCGCGCCAAAGCAAGCAGAATAAAAAGTGCGATACCAACTTTATAAAGTTTTTTCATTTTGGCTTTTC
Proteins encoded:
- a CDS encoding oligosaccharide flippase family protein; its protein translation is MTDVQAEQEDIGRQVAHGALWTLSMRLIVRLFGLVNIAILARLITKEDFGLVALLMSTSAVLLLLLEIIVRVALVRLPAIQPKHYGAAFIMRLLAGAIAGLVLVISARYLAAYFGEPRLEGALYVFAAITFVEGLTSSWVVAFQRNLEFSKDFAFEVSVGVARAIACIAFAFWFRDFWALIAGMAVAACLRVIISHIMCYGQSLKTDMQAMRDIWLACKWLSIEAIAAFVEERTDRLILGKVGTTAQLGVFSMVIDLVMLPIGNLILPLGRAVLPGLHKLRSQSPDKIAAAYGAAVSSMIAISLPVGAGLVMAADPLIRTLLGDKWEEAIILLQYLAPFMIAESVMASFNQVLIADGKLRIITVLRWARTLIYLPAMYAGFVWDGLEGAVFAKSVIAVIMVLPCYFALVRGGRVRWGQEAWQMLRSVFACAVMLLFWHETLPLLQAISPISWVQLVCVAIEGAAIYGTALYTVWWLTGSGDGIERRMVTLAAQKLARS
- a CDS encoding acyltransferase family protein; protein product: MENNRILYMDPARSILMLLGVVLHAANVYAVSTSWVVNDPDNHQAFDWITAVIHEFRMPTFFLISGFFCSLTLDRYGVAVFLQKRLPRIALPILAVWGFIIVPRVYMTNSLGYTDVTLWPIDWNSLWENIYHLWFLFYILLYFLVAPFLAPVIRLVHSIDRKLHSSNGLIKFCLFMGFSGLFLGGFLALVMAAYLKPYLYEGLRFFGSLYHVLYYFLFFLAGMLLKESVRVRAAFLTYGWLLWLLVFAAILTLSEINPHSFMGRAVTNVYGGALALASVHLTLFIFSRFFDRPSKLWLYLSDASYSVYLLHHGIVILAAIGLMGTSLPVLIKFLIVCVTGFLVPLALHEYLILRIPVLRLLFNGRRV
- a CDS encoding SGNH/GDSL hydrolase family protein, with the protein product MKKLYKVGIALFILLALARLFVSASKEVERDGAGYHKTTTAHYNRLDGNIEPGAILFIGSSSVAGMNVSDITNRAVNLGIGGEKSDQTLARMQAYQSVDQAAAVFLAIGFNDLKAGRDAGAVAATIHQILELIPEGIPLVLSSVQVLLQKSAGLPEPEAFNHKVRALNSTLAAMCEKRGLCTFVDINRLGCVEGVVAKDLRENDGIHLNFAGYNCFKNILKTIFYELNLK